The following are encoded together in the Vespa crabro chromosome 12, iyVesCrab1.2, whole genome shotgun sequence genome:
- the LOC124428402 gene encoding 60S ribosome subunit biogenesis protein NIP7 homolog encodes MKRLSEERTKLVFEKLKKYIGENIKNLIDRPDGTYCFREKKDRIYYVSEKILSLAHTVSPDNLVSLGTCLGKFTKSGKFKLHITALNYLAPYAQHKLWVKSSAEQQFLYGHHVLKSGLGRITENTGQYQGVVVFSMNDIPLGFGVMAKSTLECKNADPMATICFHQADIGEYIRSEDTLL; translated from the exons ATGAAACGTTTAtcagaagaaagaacaaaacttgtgttcgaaaaattaaaaaaata tatcggagaaaatataaaaaatttgatagaCCGACCAGATGGCACATATTGTTTTCGtgaaaagaaggatagaatATATTATGTGTCAGAAAAGATTTTATCATTAGCACATACAGTTAGTCCAGATAATTTAGTTAGTCTAGGTACATGCCTGGGAAAGTTTACTAAATCAGGAAAATTTAAATTGCATATTACTGCTTTGAATTACCTTGCACCATATGCTCAa CATAAGCTCTGGGTAAAGTCCTCTGCAGaacaacaatttttatatggaCATCATGTCTTAAAATCTGGTTTAGGACGTATAACAGAGAATACAGGACAATACCAAGGTGTAGTTGTTTTTTCTATGAATGATATACCTCTG ggATTTGGTGTAATGGCTAAAAGCACATTGGAATGTAAAAATGCTGATCCTATGGCAACAATTTGTTTCCATCAAGCAGATATTGGGGAATATATTAGATCTGAGGATACATTACTATAA